One Cryptococcus neoformans var. grubii H99 chromosome 3, complete sequence genomic region harbors:
- a CDS encoding F-type H -transporting ATPase subunit J has protein sequence MFGLRAWPTPIVKPLWPFMVSAVITTAGVWAVQEKAVSTPDALKDPKNPFAASKAKQNAH, from the exons ATGTTCGGTCTCCGCGCTTGGCCCACTCCT ATCGTTAAGCCTCTTTGGCCCTTCATGGTTTCCGCTGTCATCACCACAGCCGGTGTCTGGGCTGTCCAGGAGAAGGCCGTCAGCA CCCCTGACGCCCTTAAAGACCCGAAGAACCCCTTTG CTGCTTCCAAAGCCAAGCAGAACGCTCACTAG
- a CDS encoding RNA exonuclease 4 — protein sequence MDKKKASGQTVASSNWLQLQSTLPTITKGKDLSNSKAPNLRSSQSPSRRLSSSSRTQRKRKHSQGVGQYMGRVEIASTTKMTVSERLPSPSISQLRKGKVSSNEPCIVLEASSDSPLLHELRHMVLGNHLLSESQREPGQYLAIDCEMVGIGPNGMENTLARVSIVNYHGAVILDTFVQPREPVTDYRTWISGVKQSDLLGAPQFEEVHKQVADLLHDKILIGHAIDNDLKVLMLTHPGPLTRDTQRYKPLQEIAKNKRPGLKKLSELLLGIQIQTGAHSSLVDARVTMALYRLHKKEWERSVWRQTEAYRSTSSVNKLKHVLGKRGHDEKEVEDGEETGGESKSKNRKKRDIGGGPQQFPGGGRKGISSGLDVIVRRNGQRVDGNGRGDGSSRRKAGRDEMSTVAGGENWWEQPAA from the exons ATGGACAAG AAGAAAGCTTCGGGGCAAACCGTCGCGAGCTCTAACTGGCTTCAGCTACAGAGT ACATTGCCCACTATTACCAAGGGCAAAGATTTGTCAAATTCCAAAGCGCCCAATTTGCGGAGCTCTCAAAGTCCATCGCGCAGACTCAGCAGTTCCTCCAGGACACAGCGCAAAAGAAAGCATTCTCAGGGGGTCGGGCAATACATGGGACGAGTCGAGATTGCTTCCACGACCAAGATGACTGTATC CGAACGACTGCCATCACCTTCTATAAGCCAGttgaggaaagggaaagtCAGCTCCAATGAACCATGTATCGTTTTAGAGGCATCTTCGGATTCTCCTTTATTGCATGAACTGAGACATATGGTCCTGGGCAATCACCTTTTGTCAGAAAGTCAAAGAGA GCCAGGACAATA CCTCGCTATCGATTGTGAAATGGTTGGTATCGGCCCCAACGGCATGGAAAATACCCTCGCCCGAGTATCCATTGTTAATTATCACGGCGCGGTCATTCTGGATACTTTTGTGCAACCCCGTGAACCAGTTACCGATTACCGTACATGGATCTCTGGAGTCAAGCAATCAGATTTGTTGGGAGCACCCCAGTTTGAAGAGGTACATAAGCAGGTGGCAGATTTGCTTCATGATAAGATCTTGATTGGGCACGCTATAGATAATGATCTGAAG GTCTTGATGTTGACTCACCCTGGGCCCCTCACTAGAGACACTCAAAGATATAAGCCCCTGCAAGAGATTGCCAAAAATAAGAGACCAGGCTTGAAGAAACTGTCAGAATTACTGCTTGGAATTCAGATTCAGACCGGAGCCCATAGTTCT CTTGTTGATGCACGAGTGACCATGGCCCTATACCGACTTCATAAAAAAGAATGGGAGCGGTCTGTCTGGCGTCAAACAGAAGCATACCGGAGTACTTCTTCCGTCAACAAACTTAAGCATGTCCTGGGAAAGCGTGGGCatgatgaaaaagaagttgaggatggagaagaaactGGGGGAGAaagcaaaagcaagaataggaagaagagagatatTGGCGGTGGCCCCCAACAATTCCCTGGTGgtgggagaaaagggatCAGTAGCGGTTTAGATGTCATTGTGAGGAGAAATGGGCAAAGAgtggatgggaatgggagagGGGACGGAAGCAGTCGCAGAAAGGCTGGCAGGGATGAAATGTCGACTGTTGCTGGAGGCGAAAATTGGTGGGAGCAGCCAGCGGCATGA
- a CDS encoding anaphase-promoting complex subunit 8 produces MPADIPPDAKIKMANDLRKAIRELRDRGLMVAAKWASELLMSLPKEYRSTSNLVFSPPPQISSLPPRSPPGHARPSIGDFLPSPGPGAFAQAGPSRGRTMHGIEIEEEENIIEEDEFQLARGYFDLKEYDRVAWVLRDAQGSRAKFLRYYSMYLSADRKAQESLPHFLDTKEERLAFYPALSALLSELKKESDPYLIYLRGLCYMRLDRRPPAIKCFMDSVKLKPYNWSAWSQMAQLVSSADMFISLKEELPSTPMLTFFAINCMLDLHTATDLVMNMIKELLEIFPSSVHLKAQRALVYYHMRDFETAEEEFDAVQHLDPFRMEEVDIYSNMLYVMNKQAKLGKLAHEYAEIDRNRAEVCCLIGNYYSSRSDHTKAITYFKRSLMLNREYLPAWTLMGHEFVELKNSHAAIEAYRKAIDVNAKDYRAWYGLGQAYELLDMPIYAIEYYNQATSLRPYDCRMWTALATVYENLHRLPDAILAHTRALLGADRVQTMTILLKLASLHTTLDEIDKAVGYHRKVVALGEKSGLEVAEMAGSYLAVAEWEMRGVMQLQQREAREGKRLDWTNGDGDESMDAEGVLKEADLAIAAQYLERVAQTNAPQRDRAEGLLRSLRVYEMRAVAAI; encoded by the exons ATGCCAGCAGACATACCTCCAGATGCCAAGATAAAAATGGCGAACGATTTGAGGAAGGCCATCAGAGAGCTCAGAGATAGGGGTCTTATGGTCGCTGCAAAGTG GGCTTCTGAATTGCTCATGTCCTTACCGAAAGAATATCGATCTACATCGAACCTAGTATTCAGCCCACCACCCCAAATTTCTTCCTTACCGCCACGCTCACCGCCAGGTCACGCCCGTCCGTCCATAGGAGACTTCCTACCCTCACCGGGTCCGGGCGCTTTCGCTCAGGCAGGACCGAGCCGTGGACGTACAATGCACGGTATAGAAatcgaggaggaagagaatatcattgaggaggacgagttTCAGTTGGCCAGGGGATATTTTGATCTGAAGGAATACGACCGGGTAGCATGGGTTCTGAGAGACGCGCAGGGAAGTCGTGCGAAATTCTTGAGATATTACTCAATGTATCTT TCTGCAGATAGGAAAGCACAGGAATCTCTGCCGCATTTTCTCGATACCAAAGAAGAACGCCTTGCATTCTACCCCGCCCTCTCTGCTCTTTTATCAGAGCTCAAAAAAGAGAGCGATCCGTACTTGATCTATCTTCGCGGACTATGTTATATGCGTCTGGACAGACGCCCTCCAGCGATTAAATGCTTTATGGACAGCGTAAAGCTTAAACCTTATAACTGGAGTGCATGGAGCCAGATGGCACAATTGGTGTCCTCAGCGGACATG TTTATCTCACTAAAAGAGGAGCTACCCTCGACTCCAATGCTTACCTTTTTCGCTATCAATTGCATGCTCGACCTTCACACTGCTACGGACCTCGTCATGAACATGATTAAGGAGCTACTGGAGATTTTCCCTTCTAGCGTCCATCTCAAAGCCCAACGCGCGCTGGTGTATTACCATATGCGAG ATTTCGAAAccgccgaagaagaatttgATGCTGTCCAACATCTGGATCCGTTCAgaatggaagaagttgaCATCTACTCCAATATGCTGTATGTAATGAACAAGCAGGCCAAGCTTGGGAAGCTGGCACATGAGTATGCAGAGATAGATAGGAATAGAGCTGAAGTGTGCTGCTTAATTG GTAACTACTATTCGTCAAGATCTGATCATACTAAGGCAATCACCTATTTTAAACGCTCTCTCATGCTCAACCGAGAATATCTCCCCGCTTGGACCCTTATGGGGCACGAATTTGTTGAACTCAAAAACTCACACGCCGCTATTGAAGCTTACCGAAAGGCTATTG ATGTCAACGCAAAAGACTATCGAGCATGGTACGGTCTTGGCCAAGCATACGAATTACTTGATATGCCCATATACGCCATTGAGTACTATAATCAAGCAACATCACTCCGTCCGTACGACTGCCGAATGTGGACCGCTCTCGCAACTGTATATGAAAATCTCCATCGCCTTCCTGACGCCATCCTTGCGCACACCCGCGCTCTCCTGGGAGCTGACAGGGTCCAGACAATGACTATCCTTCTCAAATTGGCTTCTTTGCATACAACGCTGGACGAGATAGACAAAGCGGTCGGGTATCACCGAAAAGTGGTGGCACTAGGCGAGAAGAGTGGATTGGAGGTGGCAGAGATGGCTGGAAGTTATTTGGCTGTAGCAGagtgggagatgagagggGTTATGCAGCTTCAACAGAGggaagcgagagaaggcaaaAGGTTAGACTGGACAAACGGGGATGGGGACGAAAGTATGGATGCTGAAGGGGTGTTGAAAGAGGCTGACTTAGCCATCGCGGCGCAGTATCTGGAGAGGGTGGCTCAAACAAATGCGCCGCAGAGGGATAGAGCAGAAGGGCTGTTGAGAAGTCTGAGGGTATACGAAATGAGGGCGGTGGCGGCCATTTAA
- a CDS encoding thioesterase, variant has translation MSLAFKNCLRAGIPRRSFVLARFNSCAAPKTPSSPIQQLYDLREIDRLTTSVGKSSPTGVNHPSPLLMRALPAPWLSSSSPDLESQASKDDIPNHRCDDHEAAPLGPKHMSESFTSFDLPLASDAALFDRYVNTSGGFRMGKLLEHLDSLAGAVAYRHCLPPPENGASTAAAFHDASSKAGLYLATASADRLDMFGRLNKDNVRDLKFSGFVTWTGNSSMEVVVKMEGSRPDTADWETLMLGRFAMVCRDSKTHKSRKIPPLIVESEEEKILWAIGDEHQKRRKTRAMNALDKVPPSSEEARELHELMLKVQETKDGKINGQEIVQMKDTEIETVQLMHPQDRNLHGKVFGGILMRLAL, from the exons ATGTCCTTAGCATTCAAAAACTGTCTCAGGGCTGGCATACCTAGAAGGAGCTTCGTCTTGGCGAGGTTCAACTCTTGTGCGGCTCCTAAGACACCGTCTAGCCCTATTCAGCAGCTTTATGACCTGCGAGAAATTGATCGCCTCACTACCTCGGTGGGAA AATCTTCCCCTACAGGTGTgaatcatccatctcctcttctcatgCGTGCTCTCCCGGCTCCTtggctctcatcttcttcccctgaCCTTGAGTCCCAAGCATCCAAAGACGATATTCCAAATCATCGATGTGATGATCACGAAGCTGCACCTCTTGGGCCTAAGCACATGAGCGAAAGCTTTACTAGCTTTGATCTGCCTTTGGCCAGCGATGCCGCTTTGTTTGATCGTTATGTGAATACTTCAGGAGGTTTCA GGATGGGAAAGCTTCTTGAGC ACCTTGATTCTCTTGCAGGTGCTGTTGCCTACAGGCACTGCCTTCCGCCTCCCGAAAATGGAGCCAGcactgctgctgcattCCATGATGCCTCTTCCAAGGCTGGTCTCTATCTCGCTACAGCAAGCGCAGATAGGCTTGACATGTTCGGGCGATTAAACAAGGACAATGTGCG CGATCTTAAGTTCTCCGGCTTTGTCACATGGACAGGGAATTCCAGTATGGAGGTAGTCGTTAAAATGGAAGGATCTCGCCCCGATACTGCCGATTGGGAAACATTGATGCTAGGCCGATTTGCCATGGTGTGCCGAGATTCGAAGACCCACAAGTCCAGAAAGATACCTCCATTGATTGTTGagtcagaagaagaaaaaattCTCTGGGCCATTGGCGATGAGCAtcagaaaagaagaaagactCGCGCCATGAACGCTTTGGACAAGGTCCCA CCATCATCCGAGGAGGCCCGTGAACTTCACGAACTTATGCTCAAAGTCCAAGAAACCAAGGATGGCAAGATTAACGGACAAGAGATTGTGCAGATGAAAGATACCGAG ATCGAGACTGTTCAGCTCATGCACCCACAAGACAGAAATTTGCATGGGAAGGTCTTTGGTGGCATTTTGATGAGACTT GCATTGTGA
- a CDS encoding CMGC/DYRK/PRP4 protein kinase, with product MSSGIKRHYHDDDFPASGRSDKSQGGDRKKPRDWREAFLDDSPRREHGRERERDRERPRDSERNYDRERQYGGRRGYYDDRRGERHNGRRQGNGEHRSGQRDRKDYREREPVKGDYSRRYGDRSDRHRDDRNDYRQDVKYKERERSESRRSPPTTQSGPIGSSRPLSPPPSRLTQRASSRPLSSPQGIPKGRLTAPSPGSKSSPRSPARIEGHQKSSMSRFFDAEPEEPEIDSAQSKATNRPADPEPIVVEEEQDPAKLLEERKRKREEIMAKFKTTGGKASVPVSPKTAVNNVTGGSGMESVTSGGTRTGWQTGMQSGRTTGTGATPLLKQLSTSSSNPTPMATHEPSLASTPLGRDFDLSKQASTTEDVAVPTETKVEGVGADMMVSAADYDPSREGLVDHSKRQKDLETINSQAKEIAEGVGEPVLVDDDKPNENEYEEVEIEVEDDEDDEFDMFAAFGGEEKEKKMKKVVVRRLKNGGEGAKQDIIKKPASTIAPEVVDNVDDSDGYYRITPGEILDNGRYQVTITLGKGMFSAVVKAKVLKAFGQERRQDVVGKEVAIKVVRSQESMYVSGRKEAQILQKLNDADPDDKKHILRLERTFEHRGHLCIVTESLSMNLRDVIKRFGKDVGLNMRAVRAYAHQMFLALSLMRKCGIVHADVKPDNILVTENKTTLKVCDLGSAAEITEGEITPYLVSRFYRAPEIILGLPYDTAIDMWSIGCTLYELYTGKILFPGRSNNHMLLLMMELKGKINHRMIKKASFGTMHFDESLNFISIEKDKITGQDVAKTMVINSASKDLRSRLVPSSSVQLKMKDDELKQLLSLVDLLDKCLQLDPAKRLTPRDALLHPFVAGP from the exons ATGTCTTCAGGTATCAAACGCCATTATCACGACGACGACTTTCCGGCAAGCGGAAGGAGCGATAAATCCCAAGGAGGTGAtaggaagaagccaaggGACTGGCGAGAGGCTTTCCTGGATGATTCACCTAGGAGAGAGCATGGTCGTGAGAGAGAACGGGACCGAGAGAGGCCGAGAGATTCTGAGCGGAACTACGATAGAGAACGACAGTACGGAGGCAGACGGGGATATTACGATGACAGGCGTGGTGAAAGACACAATGGGAGAAGACAGGGAAATGGCGAGCATCGCTCTGGTCAAAGGGATCGAAAGGACTATCGTGAACGTGAGCCCGTGAAGGGAGATTATTCTCGACGATATGGTGACCGAAGTGATCGTCACAGGGACGATCGCAATGATTACAGGCAAGACGTAAAATacaaggagagagagagatcCGA GTCCCGTAGGTCACCTCCGACAACTCAATCTGGCCCAATAGGATCTTCGCGGCCGCTCAGCCCCCCGCCATCTAGACTTACCCAAAGGGCATCATCGAGACCATTAAGCTCGCCGCAAGGGATTCCAAAGGGTCGACTGACAGCTCCATCGCCTGGCTCTAAGTCTTCCCCAAGGAGCCCCGCACGAATCGAAGGTCATCAGAAATCGTCAATGAGTCGTTTCTTTGACGCTGAACCTGAAGAACCTGAAATCGATTCCGCCCAGTCTAAAGCAACGAATCGTCCTGCCGATCCAGAGCCTAttgttgttgaagaggagcaagaTCCCGCTAAGCTGCTTGAAGAACGTAAGAGGAAGCGAGAAGAGATTATGGCGAAATTCAAGACTACAGGTGGTAAGGCCTCTGTCCCTGTCAGTCCCAAGACAGCCGTAAATAATGTAACTGGTGGATCTGGGATGGAGAGCGTCACGAGTGGGGGTACGAGGACAGGCTGGCAAACTGGGATGCAAAGCGGCAGAACGACTGGCACCG GTGCTACGCCACTTCTGAAACAGCTCAGTACAAGCTCTTCCAACCCAACTCCGATGGCTACCCACGAgccttctcttgcttctACCCCTCTGGGCCGAGACTTCGACCTCTCCAAGCAAGCATCTACAACTGAGGATGTCGCCGTTCCTACAGAGACCAAGGTCGAGGGTGTGGGCGCGGACATGATGGTTTCAGCTGCTGACTATGACCCCTCGCGCGAAGGTTTAGTTGATCATTCCAAGCGTCagaaggatttggagaCAATCAACTCTCAAGCCAAGGAGATTGCCGAGGGCGTTGGTGAGCCCGTTcttgtggatgatgataagCCAAATGAGAACGAGTatgaagaagtggagaTCGAggtagaagatgatgaagacgacgaaTTTGATATGTTTGCAGCCTTTGGGggcgaagaaaaagaaaaaaagatgaagaaggttgtCGTACGACGATTGAAAAatggtggggaaggggCTAAACAGGATATTATTAAGAAACCCGCCAGCACAATTGCTCCGGAAGTTGTGGATAATGTTGATGACTCGGATGGGTACTACAGGATTACTCCAGGAGAGATTTTGGACAACGGGAGATATCAGGTGACAATCACCCTCGGCAAAGGAATGTTCTCGGCGGTAGTGAAGGCCAAAGTTCTGAAGGCCTTTGGACAGGAGAGGAGGCAGGATgtggtggggaaggaggtggCTATCAAAGTTGTTAGGAGTCAAGAGAGCAT GTACGTATCTGGACGAAAAGAAGCCCAAATCCTCCAAAAACTCAATGACGCCGACCCTGATGATAAGAAGCATATCCTCCGTCTCGAACGCACATTTGAGCATCGAGGGCATCTCTGTATCGTCACCGAGAGTCTCAG CATGAATTTGCGAGACGTAATCAAGCGCTTTGGCAAAGACGTCGGTCTCAACATGCGTGCGGTTCGCGCATACGCACATCAAATGTTCCTTGCTTTATCGCTTATGCGTAAATGTGGGATTGTTCATGCTGATGTGAAGCCTGATAACATCTTG GTAACGGAAAACAAGACAACATTGAAAGTCTGCGATTTAGGTTCTGCAGCTGAGATTACGGAAGGAGAGATCACCCCTTATCTCGTCTCCCGATTTTACCGTGCCCCTGAAATTA TTCTTGGTCTTCCCTATGACACAGCGATTGACATGTGGTCCATCGGCTGTACCCTATACGAGCTTTACACCGGCAAGATCCTCTTTCCCGGCAGGTCCAACAACCATATGTTGTTACTCATGATGGAGCTTAAGGGTAAGATCAACCATCGAATGATAAAGAAGGCATCTTTCGGTACAATGCACTTCGATGAATCGTTGAACTTCATCAGTATAGAGAAGGATAAGATAACAGGGCAG GACGTCGCCAAGACAATGGTAATCAACTCGGCTTCAAAAGATCTTCGGTCCCGTCTTGTCCCCTCGTCATCTGTTCagttgaagatgaaagatgatgagttGAAGCAGCTTCTGAGTCTGGTAGATCTATTAGACAAATGTTTGCAGTTGGACCCTGCTAAAAGATTGACTCCGAGGGATGCCCTGTTGCATCCTTTTGTTGCGGGTCCTTAA
- a CDS encoding carboxypeptidase: protein MWYKLISVALLALISGSIIDNAPDFSALISRKPSALAAQKEARKELLERGTPGHNQLFARDSSDKKFYNNKTSEFFIESLPDVPYDLGEIYSGLIPIDYNNQSEALFFVFQPKLGEPSEDITIWLNGGPGCSSLGGWLQENGLWTWKSGTLQPALNPYSWVNLTNMLWVEQPIGTGFSTGTPKATTQEETAQDFIKWFKNFQDIFGISHYKIFVSGESYAGRYVSYISAAMLDEQNTTYYNLSGALIYDPVIGEFDVVQRQMTTYPLVEANSNLFNFNATVMAELKQYHESCGFKDYIDKYLQFPPPEKQPPMLFNRSDNASLMCDLFDGVMYLEIQVNPCFNVYEINSMCPLQWDVLGMPTGFSYAPGPVYFNRSDVKAAMHAPQNVDWIKCSPDPVYVGGYAGPQWQGDLSADPIQKVLPQVIEATNRVLISNGNYDMAIITNGTLLSIQNMTWNGQLGFQSAPSEEVYIDIIDTQWSAVYEANGLPGFPGPQTTMGIQHYEHGLMWVETFQAGHMQPQYQPRMAYRHLQWLLGHVDKI, encoded by the exons ATGTGGTATAAATTGATATCGGTAGCCCTACTAGCCCTAATCAGTGGTTCAATCATCGACAATGCACCAGACTTCAGCGCACTAATTAGTCGAAAGCCCTCTGCATTGGCTGCACAAAAGGAGGCTAGAAAGGAACTCCTGGAAAGAGGGACCCCGGGCCACAATCAGCTTTTTGCAAGAGATTCATCAGATAAGAAGTTttacaacaacaagacATCAG AATTCTTCATTGAATCCCTTCCAGATGTTCCCTATGACCTGGGAGAAATATACAGCGGTCTCATACCCATCGACTACAACAACCAGTCCGAAGCCCTTTTCTTTGTCTTTCAGCCCAAGCTCGGCGAACCATCTGAAGACATCACGATCTGGCTCAACGGTGGACCTGGCTGCAGCTCCCTCGGCGGATGGTTGCAGGAAAACGGCCTTTGGACTTGGAAGTCCGGTACTCTACAACCTGCCCTCAATCCATATTCGTGGGTGAACCTGACCAACATGCTCTG GGTGGAGCAACCTATAGGCACTGGCTTTTCTACGGGTACACCCAAAGCCACCACACAAGAAGAGACTGCACAGGACTTCATCAAATGGTTCAAGAACTTCCAAGACATTTTCGGTATCAGTCATTACAAGATATTTGTTTCCGGTGAATCTTACGCTGGGAGATACGTGTCTTATATCAGCGCCGCCATGCTGGATGAGCAAAATACGACCTATTACAATCTTTCTG GGGCTCTCATATACGACCCCGTCATCGGCGAATTTGATGTAGTGCAGCGACAGATGACAACCTACCCTCTTGTGGAAGCCAACTCCAATCTGTTCAACTTCAACGCCACAGTTATGGCGGAGTTGAAGCAGTATCACGAGAGTTGTGGTTTCAAGGATTATATTGACAAATACCTTCAATTCCCCCCACCTGAAAAACAACCACCTATGCTTTTTAACAGAAGCGACAACGCGAGTCTCATGTGCGATCTATTTGATGGCGTGATGTACCTGGAGATTCAAGTGAACCCATGTTTCAACGTCTATGAGATT AACAGTATGTGTCCCTTGCAATGGGATGTCCTTGGAATGCCCACTGGATTCAGCTACGCTCCAGGACCTGTCTACTTCAACAGATCCGACGTCAAAGCTGCTATGCACGCACCTCAAAACGTTGACTGGATCAAGTGTTCCCCAGATCCCGTATATGTAGGAGGTTACGCTGGACCCCAGTGGCAAGGCGACCTTTCGGCGGATCCTATACAAAAGGTCTTGCCGCAGGTCATCGAGGCCACAAACAGGGTATTGATTTCGAATGGGAATTATG ATATGGCTATCATTACCAACGgcactcttctttccattcaAAATATGACTTGGAACGGCCAACTTGGATTCCAGTCCGCTCCGTCTGAGGAAGTCTACATTGACATCATTGACACACAATGGTCTGCCGTCTATGAGGCTAACGGTCTACCTGGCTTCCCCGGGCCCCAGACCACCATGGGCATTCAG CATTATGAGCATGGTCTCATGTGGGTCGAGACCTTTCAAGCTGGTCATATGCAGCCTCAGTATCAGCCTAGAATGGCTTATAGGCATTTACAATGGCTCCTCGGCCATGTGGACAAGATTTAG
- a CDS encoding thioesterase, whose amino-acid sequence MSLAFKNCLRAGIPRRSFVLARFNSCAAPKTPSSPIQQLYDLREIDRLTTSVGKSSPTGVNHPSPLLMRALPAPWLSSSSPDLESQASKDDIPNHRCDDHEAAPLGPKHMSESFTSFDLPLASDAALFDRYVNTSGGFRMGKLLEHLDSLAGAVAYRHCLPPPENGASTAAAFHDASSKAGLYLATASADRLDMFGRLNKDNVRDLKFSGFVTWTGNSSMEVVVKMEGSRPDTADWETLMLGRFAMVCRDSKTHKSRKIPPLIVESEEEKILWAIGDEHQKRRKTRAMNALDKVPPSSEEARELHELMLKVQETKDGKINGQEIVQMKDTEIETVQLMHPQDRNLHGKVFGGILMRLAFELCFTNVSLFAQGPLRFLALDQITFRLPVPIGAVLRLSSKIVHTTQPHEGPDGEAKVHVMVKAEVEEVETGTRRETNTFFFTMAKGGRQPLGRTVVPTTYNDAMFYLEGKRRVQVGNEMRKLYLGERAGAVGDAN is encoded by the exons ATGTCCTTAGCATTCAAAAACTGTCTCAGGGCTGGCATACCTAGAAGGAGCTTCGTCTTGGCGAGGTTCAACTCTTGTGCGGCTCCTAAGACACCGTCTAGCCCTATTCAGCAGCTTTATGACCTGCGAGAAATTGATCGCCTCACTACCTCGGTGGGAA AATCTTCCCCTACAGGTGTgaatcatccatctcctcttctcatgCGTGCTCTCCCGGCTCCTtggctctcatcttcttcccctgaCCTTGAGTCCCAAGCATCCAAAGACGATATTCCAAATCATCGATGTGATGATCACGAAGCTGCACCTCTTGGGCCTAAGCACATGAGCGAAAGCTTTACTAGCTTTGATCTGCCTTTGGCCAGCGATGCCGCTTTGTTTGATCGTTATGTGAATACTTCAGGAGGTTTCA GGATGGGAAAGCTTCTTGAGC ACCTTGATTCTCTTGCAGGTGCTGTTGCCTACAGGCACTGCCTTCCGCCTCCCGAAAATGGAGCCAGcactgctgctgcattCCATGATGCCTCTTCCAAGGCTGGTCTCTATCTCGCTACAGCAAGCGCAGATAGGCTTGACATGTTCGGGCGATTAAACAAGGACAATGTGCG CGATCTTAAGTTCTCCGGCTTTGTCACATGGACAGGGAATTCCAGTATGGAGGTAGTCGTTAAAATGGAAGGATCTCGCCCCGATACTGCCGATTGGGAAACATTGATGCTAGGCCGATTTGCCATGGTGTGCCGAGATTCGAAGACCCACAAGTCCAGAAAGATACCTCCATTGATTGTTGagtcagaagaagaaaaaattCTCTGGGCCATTGGCGATGAGCAtcagaaaagaagaaagactCGCGCCATGAACGCTTTGGACAAGGTCCCA CCATCATCCGAGGAGGCCCGTGAACTTCACGAACTTATGCTCAAAGTCCAAGAAACCAAGGATGGCAAGATTAACGGACAAGAGATTGTGCAGATGAAAGATACCGAG ATCGAGACTGTTCAGCTCATGCACCCACAAGACAGAAATTTGCATGGGAAGGTCTTTGGTGGCATTTTGATGAGACTT GCATT TGAGCTCTGCTTCACGAATGTTTCCCTTTTCGCCCAAGGTCCTTTGCGGTTTTTGGCCCTTGACCAAATCACCTTCCGACTGCCAGTACCCATTGGTGCCGTGCTTCGATTGTCTTCTAAGATTGTGCACACCACCCAGCCTCATGAGGGACCAGATGGAGAAGCCAAAGTGCATGTCATGGTGAAAGcagaggttgaagaggtcGAGACTGGG ACTCGACGAGAAACCAAtacattcttcttcaccatgGCAAAGGGAGGTCGACAACCTCTCGGGAGAACAGTTGTCCCTACGACGTACAATGATGCAATGTTTTATTTAGAAGGCAAGAGAAGAGTGCAAGTTGGGAACGAAATGAGGAAATTGTATCTCGGTGAACGGGCGGGCGCTGTCGGAGACGCTAATTAA